The sequence aattgctccattcttacttatcaactccttgataataagaacgtcagaactcaagtctgatagtacccaaccaatcatgttaaacgtctagcagcatcgcttacatgattccctaggtatcaaatgatagtgcctgcaagaaccattcaattatggttagcgtacagtacggtcccttcatctcatatatcccgaccgattcgacaaccattggtttatcgagagttgtcaatgaatcgatactatgtgtcatgtcgtagttgcatcgatggtgtaatctatgaaacccctttcataattaccaccatactctgatcagagatttcaaactacatatacatgaaaaacacataggatatccatacccgtaggtaagcggtgaatccccgactacaatgcatcgactcctatatgtttcgacagaacacccaaccttgccacctgatgaccccatgagagtcggtaaacaagtcaaagtgtaattctagcacatagagtctcaatgttgtcccgggtcataaggactaatggtgtacaaccataaactaggacttttccactcgataagtgagaaccacttggaaaatcctttatggagggttgttcagtgcactctacaaggagcacctatctgcatgctcggacatcacaatgtcccctaccaatgaaacatggtactcacatcgcagatactagtctcgaactcgagcggcctatatccttcttagcggcggctaaatcgactaggaactgtttagaatatacagtattccaaatatgagtttcatgatactcatcacatgagcatctcatattctttctactatttgtatattcaaggactttatctatgcaactagcatgggtatacagataaagaagtgccaaaacaataatttcaaatattattaaaataaagactgtttatacatagagtttcattgtgaacactcggccaacacttggctcgacgtgcacctactctaacatcatATGCTCATTAGCTCCAGTGTCGATAATCCATTCATAGCCTAACGATTGTGAGGTAGTACCTGCCATGTTCACTACTGGTGCACAATCATTCTGTAGTTTGTTGCTGCCCAAAAGCTTCAGAATTTCAGCATATTGGCTAGTAGTGAAGAGAGACGGAGTTCCAGTTGATGCTCTTGGTTGATCAGCTTTGCTTTCTTCTACAAAGTTAGCATCTGCTGAAATCCCTCTGTGTTTCACATTATTATCTGTATATACCTTCTTGTTTGGTCCTTTGTTTGTAGCTCTGTACAGCTTATGCCATGGAGGGTAACCAACAAGTTTGTAACAATTCTCCTTGGTATGTCCACTCCAACTGCAGTGAACACAATTCAAGTTTGCTCTCTCCTTCATGGAACTACCTATTCTGGTCTGATTAGTGTAGAAAGCTACTGTTGGAGCTTCAACTGAGGACAACGCTCTATGAGATTCCTCCTGAGATATCAGTGAAAAAGCCTGTCTAACCTTAGGTAAGGGACTCATCATCAAAATTCGGCTCCTTATATTCATTTAGCTGTCATAAAGTCCCATCAAGAACTGAAGGAGCCTCTGCTGCTGTTCATGCTCCAAATACGTCCTAGCAGTGTCACACTCACACGAAGACAAGATGACAAGAGCTGAATATTCATCCCAAAGTAGCTTAAGCTTGCAATAATATGTTGAGATAGTACTATTACCTTGGGTTAGACGTCCAATTTCTCTATGCAACGAGAAAACTCGCGATCCATTGATCTTGTCGAATTGTTCCTTCAGATCCGTCCACACTGAAGAAGCGTCTGATGCATAGACAATTCCACCGAAAATATCCTTCGATACTGTGTTCATTATCCATGACAGCACAAGTGCATTGCATCTTTCCCATTGAAGCGAAGTTGGGCTATCAACATGTGGTCTTCGACAACTTCCATCTATCAACGCGATTTTGTTCTTCGCCCGCAGTACAATCAGCATAGCTCTGTTTCAAATACCATAGTTTTCCACTCCAATCAGCTGATCATTGACCAAGTTCATGCCCGGAGTATCGGACGGGTGAATGTATAACGGATCGTTGAAATTGCAATTGTTTGCCATCAATCCGCTTGATGGAATCGATCTGCTTTTACAGCTATCCGATCGAACAAGTTAATTGAAAAACGAAGCCCTATGATTGAATCCTAACGCTTTGATATCATGTCAAGAACTGAAAATAAAGGAGAATTTAGCCCACTGAGCTAACTGAAAACTCATTCTTTTTATTATTGAATTCAACCGCTGTACATGACACTTATATAGTATATGGAAGAAACTAATAAGCGTGCTTTGGAATAGTACATATACAACGTATTTGAGTACAATTAACAAAACTCAAcatatttgatttcaaataaGATGTTTGTCCGAACATCTGACGCACACGGACATCTCGTTTAAAAAATACACCACACGGTATAAGAATCACCCGAAAATGACATTCCTTGCAAATATCAATATCTGAAAATAGAATATAGTCAAAGGGACAGGAAAATAATTAGTAAACCGAAGCTTGATGATTCTTAATTAGATACTTTAATATATTCAATTAATGCGCCATTAGTGAAAGTAAAAGGAAGAAACCGTAACAAAATGATTTGGTCTACGTCACAGGATTTTTTGGACTTTGACTTGTACTGAAAATGACcctttatttaaaaatattttaattttatctcGAATAAATTGTCCTGATGcacgtttttttaaataattcttcatttttttttatttattgatatactcttataaaataaattttggaaaTATAAGCAACCATTTATTGATCGAATTAAATAATTGAGtaaaaaatcaaacaattctCTATCTTTGAGAATGATTCCAATTAATCTTTGAATTAttgttcaattttttgtttattgaaaaataatcgTTGctcaatttataaataattaaagggggattaaaataaatatatatttctattttgtaaattatatttacaaaaaataaatacataccAAATTAAAAAAAGTTCAAAGTTGAGGAGAGGGTATCGTGCTCTGCCAGCCTCCTCTGGCTCTATGATTGAGTCACTGTTTCTTTCGACGATCAGTAGTATATTGACCTTCAGTcctcagccgtcgattttttttgtgttcagtctttggttatttttttagtatcacatttccacatgaagtgtatcacattttgtatgacatagtaccacaattttgtgggtagaaagtgaacccaaagaaatattttgattgagaatttttcaccaacttctcctattttaaatctatatatttataaaaaaaatctaaaaattaaataaaaattttaaatagttttatTTCTATTTGATCAAAGGGGTTATCTTAATATTATTCTTAACAAATGACTTTCATTCCAATGCAACGTGTTTGATGCTATAAAAACTTTTTTGGTTCATTTTCTTAACAAATGACTTTCATTCCAATGTAACATGATGATATTTCAATTCGTCGCTAAAAAAGTAATGGAAAAGTCATCTATGACAGGAAATAAGATGGAAGAATACACTATTGGTTTTGAGATGATATGTACTAAATGAAGTGATGAACTCATTCATCTTTAGGAGGGTTCGACTTGTTGGAGTTTTATCAACATTTTTTCTGTGTGAGTTCATTTTTCAGTACAGAGTTAACCTGCTTAGGagtttcatcatttaaaaaaaaaaggtaattaaaataaagattgaaaGGCAGCAGAAAGGCAAAAGCAGCAGAACTGCAGAAAGGGTAATGctatttctatttattttcaattttttttttatatgagacACATGTAAGAGTATTGTTCACCACACCAAcaaaatgcatgaaaatcaaatacacataccagCTCCGTGATTGGAACATTTAATGCTCTCCAAATGTGTGAAGGTGAAAGCTTTTTGAGGACAAACACTGTTTCTTGGATCCTCAAAAACATCGATCCCATGTTTCTCTGTAGCTTATCCCAATGTTAAATCTTGAGATTATACTACTTGTTGCAGgctgaaaaaattaaatttttttttgaatttttgttatCGCCGTATTAAATGGGTGCACGGTGCTCGAAGTTTTCTTTCTGCTGGTGGCATTCTCACCTCAAGCCTTCTGTTCTTGAATCCTCCGAACTGGGTTAGtttgttttcgtgaagatattTGAATCTTGATCGGTTTTTTTTTGGTGAGTTTGTGAAAAAATGGTGTCTTTTTCACTTGAGCTTTCTGGGTTTCGTAGAGAATGGGGAGAAAAATCCACTGCCAAGCTTCAAAGAGTTCAGCTGGGAGGAGTTGAAAACTGCGACAAATGGGTTTTCTCCTGATAACATTGTGTCCGAACATGGAGAGAAGGCTCCTAATGTAGTTTACAAAGGCTTGCTTGAAAATGCACGATGGATTGCTGTTAAGCGCTTCAACAAGTCTGCTTGGCCTGATTCTCGCCAATTCATTGTTAGTATAttgttttaacattttttttagttGCTGTTTTCTTGATTAATCCTTTAGCTAGTGACACAGTTTATGCATCTACCCTTTCGTGAGGTTATATTCTTTTATATTGTCTTTTACTTGGGAAAACTTAACATCtgataaatatttcttagtttTTAATCAAAATCATGAACAATTTTGAGTGAGCGATGGGCAATttctttttatcataaattatcTTTGTTGTTTCTTGAAGGATGAGGCTAAGGCAGTGGGGAACCTGAGAAGTGAACGATTGGCAAATCTAATTGGATGTTGCTACGAAGGGGAGGAGAGATTACTGGTGGCAGAGTTTATGCCCAATGACACCCTCGCCAAGCACTTGTTTCATTGTGAGCTTGATATCTGATTGCATTTTTAAGGCATAATGGTGCACTCTCTTACCGAACATTTATCATGTATGGGCCTATTCAGTGGTGTTTTCGAGCTAATTACAAGACGCACATTAGTAAATTTGATTAGTCATTTTCGTGCCTTGTATCTTATTATCTTGGTACTTAAGTGTTCTGATATATGCTAGTGGTTGAATTGGGATAGGGGAGAACCAGCCAATGAAATGGGCAATGAGGATGAGGGTGGCATTATATTTGGCCCAAGCCCTCGAGTACTGCAGTAGTAGAGGGCGCGCACTATATCACGATCTTAATGCTTACCGAGTCTTGTTTGATCAGGTGACATGTGCTTTggataattttgtttttctacATATTATGCTCTTAGTGTTGCTCTTGGTTTTACTCTGGGATACCTGTTATAGGATGGTAATCCTAGGCTCTCTTGTTTTGGCCTGATGAAGAATAGTAGAGATGGCAAAAGCTACAGCACAAACTTAGCTTTCACACCTCCAGAGTACTTGAGAACCGGTATACATGCATCTATATGCTTACTCTGATATTAGTATGTTTTTGTGCCATTTAAGAAACTTGCGATCTTAAACCATTTTATAGGAAGAGTGACTCCAGAAAGTGTAGTTTACAGTTTTGGAACCATGCTGCTAGACCTTCTAAGTGGCAAGCACATACCTCCAAGCCATGTATGTTTTATTTccattatttaaatgaacaaagTTTCTTCAAAGAATATGTTTCGTCCAATCTTTATTATACTCTAAGGCTCTGTTCTTAGAAATTTTTTAGATGATAAGCTTCTTGACGGTATGTTTAAAGCTTAATCTCAATTTCATTAAGCCTGGAATTCATtactccaactcttcttgcctTCTAGGCACTTGATCTGATCCGCGGAAAAAATTTTCTGATGCTGATGGATTCTTGTTTGGAGGGTCACTTTTCTACTGATGACGGAACCGAGCTGGTTCGGTTAGCCACCCGCTGTTTGCAATATGAAGCACGAGAGAGGCCGAATGCCAAGTCTCTCGTGGCATCTCTACTTTCTCTTCAGAAAGAAACCGAGGTATGATAATACAGGCATCGCCAACTATTTTGACTGATTGTTAATATTTTTGGTTTGAATGTATGAATCAGGTTCCTTCATATGTTCTGCTGGGAATTCTACAAGGAAATGCGAGCCATGGTGAACCATTGGCGTTAAGTCCTTTGGGTGAAGCATGTTTGAGGAAGGATCTCACTGCCATACATGAGATATTGGACAAGGCTGGATACAAAGACGATGAAGGAATTGCTAACGAGGTTTGTACAAtttttttgtctatttttgCATAAACACCTGACATTCTGTATCATCACACACGAGATATTGATATATTCAGGTTATGTTACAATGCAGCTATCTTTTC comes from Primulina huaijiensis isolate GDHJ02 chromosome 17, ASM1229523v2, whole genome shotgun sequence and encodes:
- the LOC140962309 gene encoding serine/threonine-protein kinase BSK5-like, coding for MGARCSKFSFCWWHSHLKPSVLESSELENGEKNPLPSFKEFSWEELKTATNGFSPDNIVSEHGEKAPNVVYKGLLENARWIAVKRFNKSAWPDSRQFIDEAKAVGNLRSERLANLIGCCYEGEERLLVAEFMPNDTLAKHLFHWENQPMKWAMRMRVALYLAQALEYCSSRGRALYHDLNAYRVLFDQDGNPRLSCFGLMKNSRDGKSYSTNLAFTPPEYLRTGRVTPESVVYSFGTMLLDLLSGKHIPPSHALDLIRGKNFLMLMDSCLEGHFSTDDGTELVRLATRCLQYEARERPNAKSLVASLLSLQKETEVPSYVLLGILQGNASHGEPLALSPLGEACLRKDLTAIHEILDKAGYKDDEGIANELSFQLWTNQMQETLNSKKLGDSAFRAKDFTIAIDCYTQFIDGGTMVSPTVFARRSLSYLMSEMPNEALHDAMQALVVSPNWPTAFYLQAAVLFTLGMENDAQESLKEATNLETKRNRI